The Bacillus sp. Y1 genome includes the window GTTTAGAAACTTCGTGCACTTCATGGCAAATGTACATCAAATAACCAATGATATGACAAAAGATGCGAAAACTGAAGAAATCACTCCAGTTCAATATAAAATTCTTGAATATATTACTGTAAGTCAATCTGTTACCATTACAGAAATCAGCGATTGTTTGCATGTCTCGCTTCCGAACACAAGCCGAGAGCTGCGAAAATTGATAGAAAAGAATCTATGTAAAAAGGTTTCTGATGAAAGTGATCGTCGGAAATACTATATACAATTAACCGATAAAGGGAATGTACTAATGCAAGAGGCTTTTAAAAAAATTCAATTACAGTTTGAAGAACGAATTAAACATCTTACTGATGAGGAGCTCACGGAAATCAATAAGGCTGTTGAGGTGCTTCAACAGAAGATTTTTTCCTAAAATAAAGGGTGCTGTTAATCGAGTAACCAGCAGTAGGAAAATAAGCGGAGATTTTTCGGTTAAATTCAGAATGGAGCTCGTTTCGGGATAAATAAGGGGAAGTTTTCCGCTTATGCAAAGGAAAATCTCCCTTTTTCGAATTTTTCGAGGCAATAGGCGGAAATTCTCCGTCTATTTAAGCCTTTTTAATAATAATTACTACTTTAAGCGGAATTTCTCCGTCTATTTATCAGCACAGGTGCTTAACCTGATCCCCAATCGATAGTGTGGACCCTCTTGACCTAGATGTGGGAATCAGAAGCTTTTTATCGACCAGCTTAATAATGATGTCAATTGCTATATCAAGTTAATGGAATTTCGTAAAAAAGCTAATAAACAAAGAAAAGACGTATTTCATACGTCTTTCCTTGTGTCTTTTAATTAGGAAGGAACCCTTCTATAAAACTCGTCTTATATATGATTTCGTCTCGCGAAGTCGACAAAGCGGAATTTATCTGGTCTGTGTCTGGATTCGGTGTACTGAAACAAACTCGCGTCATCCAGATACACATAATTTTTTATAATCACTATATTGTGATGACCATCTAAATCTAATAGCTTTCGGTCTTCCTCTGTCGGTTCTTCCACGATAATTTCTTTTTTTGCAAAGCTGATACTTAGCTGCAGGTCATTTTCAAGATAATCATAAATCGAGTGCTCGCAAATTTCCTTTGTTAAAGCAGGAACGAATTTTTTATTCAGGTAATCTTTATCGAGGATTACCTTTTCTCCGCCCATTTCTCTCACTCGAAACACTTGCCAGACATGGTCCTTGCTGGACAAGTTTAATTGCTTCATGATGAATGGATCTGGTTTCATCAACGACAGTTCGTGAACGATGGTAACCGGCTTTTGTCCCATTTTATCAGCTAGTTCTTTGAAGCTGACTAGTCCAGAAACAGGAAAATCTACTTTTGTGCTTTTAATGACAATCGAGCCCTTTCCCCGCACTTTTTGTATATACCCGTTTTGCGACAGAAGGTTAAGTGCCTTTCGGATCGTTTCTCTCGATGTATTGTAACGGTCCTTTAACTCATGCTCAGAGGGCAAAAGTGTATTAGGGGCAATTTGGCCCGCTTCTATTTGCTGTACAATATCGTTATGGATCGTTAAATACTTATTTGTCATGTTAAAAACTCCAGTTTACTTTTTTAAATAGTACACAACAGACTCATACGGTCTTAATTTCATTTGCTTCATATCTTCTGATGAGTCAGCATAGTTGGATAATAAAATCGTGCTCGTTACACCTTCCGTATCCACTTGCTCAGGTAATAGAAACTCTACTTCTTTGGAATAAAAATTATTCACAACTAGTAACTTCTCATCACCATTGTTTCGTATATAAGCAAAAATAGCATCATGATCTGCTAAAAGCAACTCATAATTTCCGTCTGTCACGATATCGTACTCTTTTCTTAACTGGATAAGCTTTTGATAATGATAGAAAACTGAATCTTGGTCGGCCATTGCCTTTTCTGAGTTGATATCTTTGTAGTTTGCTGCTGGTTGAATCCAAGGAGTACCCGTAGTAAAGCCTGCATTCTCCTCATCACTCCATTGAACAGGCGTTCTCGAATTATCACGTGATTTTTGCTTAAGGATATCGAGAATTTCCTGCTCCGTCATACCTTTTCCTTTGAGGATCTCAAATATGTTCAACGACTCCACATCACGATAGTCATCAATGGAAGCGAAATTGGGGTTGGTCATTCCAAACTCTTCTCCCTGATAAATATAAGGAGTACCCTGCATCATATGAATGACTGTTGCAAGCATCTTTGCTGACTCCTTATGGTATTCCTTGTCATTTCCGAAGCGTGACACCACTCTTGGCTGATCATGGTTACACCAGAATAAGGCATTCCAACCACCACCCTTATTCATGTCCACTTGCCAGTCAGATAATATTTGCTTCAGCTTATGGAAATCAAAGTCTGCCTTTGTCCACTTCTCTCCATTTGGATAATCGACCTTTAAATGATGAAAGCTGAAGGTCATATCCAACTCTTTTCGCTCTGGGTTTGTATACTTAATACAGTTATCAATGGAAGTAGAGGACATTTCTCCAACGGTCATGATGTCATAGTGAGAAAATACCTCTTGATTCATTTCATGTAGGTACTCATGAATTTTTGGACCATCTGTATAGAATTTACGACCATCGCCAAGTCCGGTTGACCCATCATCATCTAAGAAACGCTGGTCCTTAGAGAGTAAGTTCACCACGTCTAAACGGAAGCCGTCCACCCCTTTATCTAGCCAAAATTTCATCATATCGTAAACTTCTCGACGAACCGGTTCATGCTCCCAATTCAAATCCGCTTGAGTCACATCGAACAAGTGTAAATAATATTGATTGGTTTGTTCGTCATATTGCCACGCATTTCCGCCGAACTTTGACTCCCAGTTGGTCGGAGCTCCACCATCTTTCGCATCCTTCCATATATAAAACTCACGGTACGGGTTGTCCTTTGAAGACTTAGATTCAATAAACCATTGATGCTCCGTTGACGTATGGTTAACAACAATATCCATAATGATTTTGATCCCGTGTTTATGGGCTTCTTTTAATAAAGAATCAAAGTCCTCCATTGTACCGTACGGCTCATAGATACGAAAATAATCACTAATATCATACCCATTGTCACGCTGTGGAGACTCGTATATAGGTGTCAACCAAACAACATCTACACCAAGAGTTGCTAAGTAATCTAATTTTTCAATAATCCCCTTAATATCTCCTAAACCATTTCCTGTCGTATCATTAAAACTTTTTGGATAAATTTGATATACGACTGCTTTTTTCCACCAAGGTTGAGTCATCTTTGTAGCACCAGCCCTTATTTAATAGTAAAAGAGGAACAAGTAAATGTTCCTCTCGACATTATTTTCTTTTAAAAGATACTTTTCCAATATTCATCTTGGCAAATACAACCGTTAAGATGAACGGGACAACTATCGCAACAACCATTGCAATTGCGAATGTTAGCATATGTTGTGGCTGGATGGAAAGAATTCCAGGAAGACCACCAACACCAATAGAATTCGCCATTACATTGCTTCCTACTGAGATAACAGCTGCTACCAATGAACCGATCATTGCAGCAAGGAATGGGAAGCCGTATTTCAAGTTAATACCAAACATCGCTGGCTCTGTTACACCAAGATAACAAGAGATGGCTGCAGGAATAGACACTTGCTTTTCTTCTTCGTTCTTTCTGTTAATATAAATCATTGCTAGAACGGCAGAACCTTGAGCAATATTTGATAAAGCGATCATTGGCCATAGGTTTGTTCCACCAAGCTCACTCATTAACTGTAAATCAATAGCATTCGTCATATGGTGTAATCCAGTAATAACAAGTGGTGCATAAGCAAATCCAAATACAGCTGCAAATAACCAGCCCACTGCAGAAGTTAAGCCAGAGTATACAACGTCAGAGATGAAAGAACCAATTGCCCAACCTAATGGTCCAAGTACGGTATGTGCAATTAATACCGTTGGTACTAGGGCAAAGAATGGTACAACAATCATGGAAATCGCATTTGGAACGACCTTACGTAGTTTTAGTTCAAGGAATGAAAGAACTAAACCTGCTAAAATCGCTGGTATAACTTGGGCTTGGTAACCAATCATATCTATTTTTGCAAAACCAAAATCCCAGAATGGTACTTCAGTCG containing:
- a CDS encoding MarR family winged helix-turn-helix transcriptional regulator, giving the protein MDRDLLFRNFVHFMANVHQITNDMTKDAKTEEITPVQYKILEYITVSQSVTITEISDCLHVSLPNTSRELRKLIEKNLCKKVSDESDRRKYYIQLTDKGNVLMQEAFKKIQLQFEERIKHLTDEELTEINKAVEVLQQKIFS
- the treR gene encoding trehalose operon repressor, whose protein sequence is MTNKYLTIHNDIVQQIEAGQIAPNTLLPSEHELKDRYNTSRETIRKALNLLSQNGYIQKVRGKGSIVIKSTKVDFPVSGLVSFKELADKMGQKPVTIVHELSLMKPDPFIMKQLNLSSKDHVWQVFRVREMGGEKVILDKDYLNKKFVPALTKEICEHSIYDYLENDLQLSISFAKKEIIVEEPTEEDRKLLDLDGHHNIVIIKNYVYLDDASLFQYTESRHRPDKFRFVDFARRNHI
- the treC gene encoding alpha,alpha-phosphotrehalase, giving the protein MTQPWWKKAVVYQIYPKSFNDTTGNGLGDIKGIIEKLDYLATLGVDVVWLTPIYESPQRDNGYDISDYFRIYEPYGTMEDFDSLLKEAHKHGIKIIMDIVVNHTSTEHQWFIESKSSKDNPYREFYIWKDAKDGGAPTNWESKFGGNAWQYDEQTNQYYLHLFDVTQADLNWEHEPVRREVYDMMKFWLDKGVDGFRLDVVNLLSKDQRFLDDDGSTGLGDGRKFYTDGPKIHEYLHEMNQEVFSHYDIMTVGEMSSTSIDNCIKYTNPERKELDMTFSFHHLKVDYPNGEKWTKADFDFHKLKQILSDWQVDMNKGGGWNALFWCNHDQPRVVSRFGNDKEYHKESAKMLATVIHMMQGTPYIYQGEEFGMTNPNFASIDDYRDVESLNIFEILKGKGMTEQEILDILKQKSRDNSRTPVQWSDEENAGFTTGTPWIQPAANYKDINSEKAMADQDSVFYHYQKLIQLRKEYDIVTDGNYELLLADHDAIFAYIRNNGDEKLLVVNNFYSKEVEFLLPEQVDTEGVTSTILLSNYADSSEDMKQMKLRPYESVVYYLKK
- the treP gene encoding PTS system trehalose-specific EIIBC component; this encodes MSNYTQPAKDLLEHIGGSENISVVTHCVTRMRFVLKDPKKADIDKIESIKLVKGTFTQAGQFQVIIGNEVSSFYNEFIKIAGVSDTSKEDAKQAAKQNMNWLQRMIAHLADIFTPLIPAIVVGGLILGFRNVIGDIKMFEDGTKSLIEISQFWAGTHAFLWLIGEAIFHFLPVGITWAVARKMGATPILGIVLGITLVSPQLLNAYGVAGATEVPFWDFGFAKIDMIGYQAQVIPAILAGLVLSFLELKLRKVVPNAISMIVVPFFALVPTVLIAHTVLGPLGWAIGSFISDVVYSGLTSAVGWLFAAVFGFAYAPLVITGLHHMTNAIDLQLMSELGGTNLWPMIALSNIAQGSAVLAMIYINRKNEEEKQVSIPAAISCYLGVTEPAMFGINLKYGFPFLAAMIGSLVAAVISVGSNVMANSIGVGGLPGILSIQPQHMLTFAIAMVVAIVVPFILTVVFAKMNIGKVSFKRK